A DNA window from Panthera tigris isolate Pti1 chromosome X, P.tigris_Pti1_mat1.1, whole genome shotgun sequence contains the following coding sequences:
- the RTL8C gene encoding retrotransposon Gag-like protein 8C produces MDGRVQLIKALLALPLRPQTRRWRNPIPFPETFDGDTDRLPEFIVQTGAYMLVDETLFSSDALKVTFLITRLTGPALQWVIPYIRKESPLLNDYRGFLAEMKRVFGWVEDEDF; encoded by the coding sequence ATGGACGGCCGAGTGCAGCTGATCAAGgccctcctggccctgcccctgcgGCCCCAGACGCGGCGCTGGAGGAACCCGATTCCCTTCCCCGAGACCTTTGACGGCGACACCGACCGCCTCCCGGAGTTCATCGTGCAGACGGGCGCCTACATGTTAGTGGACGAGACCCTGTTCTCCAGCGATGCCCTGAAGGTGACGTTCCTCATCACCCGCCTCACGGGGCCGGCCCTGCAGTGGGTGATCCCCTACATCAGGAAGGAGAGCCCCCTCCTCAATGATTACCGGGGCTTCCTGGCCGAGATGAAGCGGGTGTTTGGCTGGGTGGAGGACGAGGACTTCTAG